The window acatactaggtacttTAAAGGCTTGTTGAATGAGTGACAGAATTACCTCCCTTGACCTAAACACTTTACCTTCATTAGCACCCTTCATTACCCTTCATTAACAGCTTAAATTTGtatctgctttttttgttttgttttttttgttttttttttagtgaggcaattggggttaagtgacttgcccagggtcacacagctagtaagtattaagtgtctgaggccggatttgaactcaggtactcctgaatccagggccggtactctatccattgcaccatctagctgccctgtatctGCTTTTAAAAGTACTGTCATACTATTGACTCATGTTGAACTCATGGCCAGATGAAACTGCTTGGTCTTTTTTCACATGAATGATGGCATGACCAGGCCTCTTCTGTCTTATACTTTTAATGCAATTGAATCTTTGAACCTAATGGAAGAACTTGCATTTAGATAGTGAGTCTGATTTTGAAGATAATAAGtgagggggcgcagctaggtggcacagtggataaaacaacagccctggattcaggaggacctgagttcaaatccagccttagaagcttgacacttactagctgtgtgaccctgggcaagtcacttaaccctcattgtcccaccaaaaaaaaaatgataataagtgAAAGGGTTCTTCCAAATGAAATGTCTTTATTGTCAGGTGGCCATTGAGGACTAGCATCCAAGTGAAAAGTCATGGCTTGGGACAGAAATTGGGGCTGTCTTTAACATAGGAATAACAATTGAAGCCATGACAGAACCTTAGTTCTTTTAACGAATAGTGcaaaggaaaagaacagaggGCTGAGGAAGAGTTTTTTAGCTATACCTATAGTTGAGGTTTTGGGAGAATGAGTAGAAGTtagcaaaggaaaagaagagaaaccaaagagaagggggagggagaggaaccAGGAAGGTACAGAATCATCGGTCAAGGGGGAAAGGGAGCCTTCCCAGAAGTAAGGACAGTCAAACATCACCAAAGAGGGGATGTAATGAGGagagggacctgaattcaaatgtgaattcagacattagctttgtgaccttgggcaagtcacataactctatttgcttcagtttcctcatctgtaaaataagctagagaaggaaatggcaaaacactccaggatctttgccaagaaaacttcaagtgggatcatgaagagttggacatgactgaacaacaataactacaATGGGGATATTTGGCCAGAAGCAAATTATTATGGAATTTAGAGAATAATTTCAGCAACGTAACTgccctgctcaagaaacttcagtggctacCTATTGTCTCTAGAATGAAATACCAGCTCCTTTCCTTGGAATTTAAGTTCTGTAATTTGGCTCCAACATCTCTTTCTATGCTTATTCCATATTCCTCCCCATCACTTACCCTACATTCCTGCCAAACTAGACCACTTATCATTCCTGAGAACAGTATAGaacattcctccttccctctgccttttAGAACCCCCAGATCCTTTCAGAGCTCACTTTAAGAGCCACCTTTAAGCAAGGCCTTTCTTGATCTTCTATCCTctatccccattctctctctctgtatctactttatatttgattttctGTATATGCATCGATTtttctcagtagaatgtaagctccctgagctCAAGGaccctcatttttgtctttgtaatgcctggcacatagtaggtgcttaataaaggcttgttgaattgGGTTGAATTGATGGCAGCCAGATTTCAGGGGTTGAGAAGGGATGGAAGCTGAAAAAGTAAAGGCTGTGGATATAAACCACACACTTGAAGAGTTAAGtatcaaaagggaagagagaaattagTATCTAAAAGTGGTCACAGGGTCAAGTGaaactttttaataaaataagagaggcctaaaataaattatattaaaaataaaaataaaataagacagaaGGGAAAAGCGCCTGAAGCGGAAACATTGATGCAATAATCTTGTGTAGGACTTTCCAGAAGAGGCCCCAAGGAATTGGATCTGGCATACAAGAGGAGAGATTATCTTTAGGGAGGCCATTGACAAAGCTGATAGAAAGAAGTTCATTATAAATGGGCTCCATCTTTTCCCACAGACCTGGGTGACTTTGAAGAGGCATTCCTATGAGCATTTCAAAGGTTTTATTCCTTCACTGATCCCTTAGTTACATAGTGATCAGTTGCACATTTGGTTGGAATTTAGCTCTCCTAAAGGTTTGCTGTTTTGTAGTGTAACTCTAAGTGGAGAGACCACAGGATGGGTGTGTGCTTGAAAGATGCTTTGCAAAGTAGTTGAAAAATGAAGTTTACACAAagcatttcctttctcttcttttttgaggcttgAACACCTTAAGTCTAGCAGAAGGACCAGGAAGTTGCTAGCACCCAACTCTAATGGGAAAAAGACCCCCTGCAAAGGGGACAGCTAGTCTTTCATCTATGGCCCAGGGAgctggaagagaaagggagaggaaataaaggaaaaggaaaaggaataggtGTTGACTAGATCTTCCTTCCCCTACATGCTTGGCCTTAAATTTAACCCTTTGTCTGATCTGCCAAAGACAAAACACATTCAACCCCTTGATGGTTCCATTGCAAAACACAGTCATTATTGCAAAGGAGTGGAAAAGAGATGAttcagagaaatttttttttggatttctcaaaatatgcatgcatatgtgggggaggggtggtggaaTAGAGGAATGAGCAATATACAAAGGAGGAAATGTTGGTGCCTGGTTTTATTTGAATCACTTAATTTATCTCTAAGCTGCAGCTATGTTTCTGTCTATTGTTATAAATCAGCCCCATCTATGAAGAAAGTAGATAAACAAATGCTGTtattgcatttcatttttttttaaatggaaaaacagTGGAGGCCAGTGACAAGGGGGTGAAACAAATCTCAATCACCACGAATAGCTGTCAAGAAGACTCCATGTGTTGAGTTCCACGGCTATGTAAAATTTGTGTGCTTCTCAGTTTGTGTAAGTGTTCTCATCGTCAAATGAAGTGGTGGTAGCTTCATTCATGTCTCTGCCTTTTCATTGTAGGCAAAAATGGGAGGATCCATAGTGAGGCTCAAGGTCAGATATGGCAATGGGGGGGTTGGACAGAAGTGAGCCAGCAAACTGTGGTGAAGCACTGTAGGCTCTCATTAAAGGCTGCCAGAATACTCGTTGGGGATCAGCAGCAAGAACAGGGAAGGCACCATgttggtgtagtggaaagggcACTCCTAGGAGGCAGAAGACTGGGCCTCCACATTTTAATTAGTGCTGttgtccttgggcaaattactctcTGGTCCTCTcatttccacatctgcaaaatgaagaggttagacaggatggcttctaaagttccttccagagcTATGATTATTTGGATAACCTCTTTCCCTAGCATTCTCAAATCATGAATAAGTCATGTCAGCTCTCTTGACCTTTCCTTTGGGGGGGAACTGAGCCATAGAGAGGTGTGAAGTGAAGGTATTAAAGCCAACAACTTGGGGCTTTCTactgaaggaagttcagaaattAATTGAGCCCCACTTTTCCTGGGCTAGATCTGGCTACTTAGGGACAAAGCCTATTTTCCTCAGGGTGGTTCAACTTTGCCTATGGGACCCATTGGCTTTCATGGGAAATCCCTTCTTGTTCTCAGGTTTGGAGAAAGGAAGTCACTCCTTCTGGTGTCCTTATTGCCAATACCCTTCAGCATTCAGCCTAGTTATTTATTATGAGGCTTTGGCCCTCCCTACTGCCTCCATTTCTCTCCCTTTGACTCTATGCCTGCCTAGCATGGAAAAGCAGGATGTGCAAGCTACTGCTGTCTCAGCTTGCAGAACTGGTAATTAGCCCTTTGTGTCCAGTTAACTACCTTTCATCTCTCCATCAGCTGGTGTCTGCTTTCCCTATTAGCATCTCTCAGGCCTTTGCAGGCCACTCCTTTCCCATTGTAGTGGGCCAGCTCATATGTTTGTCAAGGTGATGGAAGATGGTGTACACAAACAGAAAATATACACACAAGCTGAGGGCTGGTCTTACCAGAATCACTAACATTTTCCATTCAAGATGCCAAATATCTCTCTGTTCTCCCCACCCCAGAGTAAGTCAGGTTTAGGTCACCTGGCTCAGAGGGAGACAGATGATAGCCAGGTCCCCAAATTTGGGCCCTTTAGAAACATGGTATCACCTTTCAGTTCCCTTCCATGGGTGAAATGGGAGATGGCAAACTTGCTACTTTTACACCTAAGCAAAATGATCTGCTGACTAATTCTTAATTCCCAAACCCGTTTTCTCAGGTGCACCAGATTCCTTTCCCTAGGGGTCTCCAATTCCTAGGGATTGAAGAGGAATGATTGTGGACCCAGTGCCTTAACTGGCCATTTTGGTGAATGGGCCagttcaatgtgtgtgtgtgtgtgtgtgtgtgtgtgtgtgtgtgtgggcgggCAGGGTGGGgtaaagggggtgggagggatgaAAACTACATGCTAGGCTTGGCTCAGTTGTTTCTACACTGCAAAAGTAGTACAAGTGCTGTCAGGCTCTCTAAATATTGGCACCCTGGGACAAAGTACTGATCATCTCCCCCTAGTTTCAGTTCTGTTTGGGGCAGAAGATAGATTTGCAAATGTCTTCCTGAAATGGGTATTTCAGCTGTCAAATTTCCATTCAACAGATATTTGAGATATTGAAATGTCTATTGTGCTAAGTGCATATGATCTCATTGGTCTCTCCTTTAACCTAGGTTATGAAAGAGGAAGCACCAAAGCTGTCTTCTGGCTGGGCAagcccttagttttctttgttgttgttgttgttttaattatttttatttattttgccaaatatttcccagttacatgtaaacagcCCTTCATTTCTGGTCAGCTCTTCAGAATCCTGCCAAATCCCCTCTCCCTTATGTAGCATGAAGTAGCTTGGCCTCTCTAGGTCTCACCTTGGACTTTGGTGTTGAGTGTTCAGAAAGGTAAGGAGGCCATAGCTTGCTAATGAGCCATGGTTGGCCATCAACTTTGGGCACACTTTGGTGAGGCAGAGTGGTATAAGGAGACATAGAATGCAGCCTCATGGTAAAGGGGAGAGCCCTGGGATTCGGAGCCAGAAGTCCTGGAATCAACACTTGGCTTTGTTATTTGTTaagtatgtgaccttgggtacctCTCTTCCCATCTAAGCCTAAAATTCCTCATCTGTTTGTCTTTCATCCTCGGGACTGtggcagatgtcatgacttgcaatgaattggaattaagtgagggtcagatgtgaaaagtcaccagcttcattttctcctccagagccatctgggtccaatggcaagatgtattatcagaacaactggaaatagccccggatgtttaagacaattggggttaagtgacttgcccagggtcatataactagtaagtgtctgaggtgaaatttgaactcagatcctcccaacttcagggccagtgttgtaTCCAGTGTGCACCTAGCTGATCCCTTCATCTATAGAGGATATGGGTgtggaaggtggggggggggggcgggcaggaaGGTCATCAgactctataatcctatgaattgATCCACAATCCCTAATTAAGCACTGTGGAAGGAGCCAATACCTGCCCCCTGGAGTTGGTATTGTGCCAGAATTAGATTTGAACCAGACTTGCCCTGAAGTTACTTTATGCCTTAACCTTTCTGAATttcttgtttcttcatttataaaatgggaatagcaatGCCTTTGAGTTGCTTTTGACCGGAGGAGGAAGTTTAAGCAGAAGTGGATTCCTTCTAGGGGTGTAGGGATAGCATAAGTATTTATTTCCCTCTTGTTTTTGTTCCCCAGCATTAAACAGAGCCTGGGTGGCTTAATACTCTCTCCCCCCAGCTCCATTCTCCACCCCCAATGCAAGCACCCTCAGCCCCTACCTGTCATATGTCTAGGGAAGTCCAACTTGAatccttttatatatttgttcCCCACCCCTTAAAACTGCAGTTGCAACCTCTCATTTTTCTGCTGCCTTGATGATTAAAAAGCATGACTTAGTGGAAAAATCTCGACCTCCTTGGGGTCAGCCTCTCTCACAGCAGCTGTGAGAGATAAGACTGTGCTGGCAGCCAACAGCTCAGTGGCTTGTTGGGAGCATTTCTGTTTGTTTGGAAGGAAATGTAGAGCTCCTCGGTTTGGGGATTGTTCCTGGTCCCTCCCCTTTTTGGGGTAGAGCCCCCTTTTTTCCAGAAGAATATGTTGGTACAATCTGATGATAAGATCTCTTCTGGGAGACTGTGGCAAGAAGCAGCTCAATTATTACAcagtcaatctctctctctctctctctctctctctctctctctctctctctctcatattctcttcctcttctctctctctgttctctctctctgtctcctctctcgttctctttctctgctctctctctgttttctttctctgtctctatctctttcccaCAGAATTAGCAGGTTTTAGAAcgtttttttgaaaagaaaaagaaaaagaacctggaGCCTCCTTTGAGCAACCCAGGGAGCAAAGTTCTCTGGCAAGGAAGCAGAGCAGAGGCTTTTAATTCCCTGAGGACAGCTTTCTCATGAAGTAGGGCCCAGCTCCTGGGataaatgttattgttcagttattttaattacattatattAGTGGCATTGCCTCTCTCTTGGAGATCGGAAGTGAGCTGTTGCCTTAGCTCAGCTACTATCAGAAAGGAATCAGTTTTGTGGGCTCCATGGAAGTCTTCCTATGAAGCTCACTAGAGTCCTAGAAGGGATGACACCAGGTTCTTGAGGGTCATGTCCTTGCAAGACAACTAGAGTTCTGTCAAGACCTACTTGCCTCGGGGCTTAGAGCACAGGCTTGGCAATGACCTGTATGTGTGTCTGCCCTCCATGGCCGAGGCAGAAGGTTGGCCACCACAGCAAGTCATGAAGGGACTGGACTGTATAAGAGTTATTCCCATCAACAAAATCACAGACCTTGGAAATGTTGAAGTTTGTTTCCATCTTGGAATATTTTATTAGAGTCACTAAAAGATTTTTGCTCATTGAACTCATTAACCCAGTCAATcagtgggcatttattaagtgcctactgtgttccaggtaccATGTTGTGGgaatggggatacagagacaaaagtgagATGAATGACCCTTGGCTTCAGGGagctcaaatgttttttttttccctctttttctctcttttctttctgctgctactactacaactaccacCTGACAGTTTATTTAACTGCTTAACTCCTTTCCAGCTTAGAATTAAATGTAGCATGCCATGAAACAaattcattgaaaagaaaaaaaactttaatggaAATGCATCATAGGAAGCTCTATCCTTTTTAATTAGATGGCTAGACGTTATTTTTCTGAACTTCATCAACTCTAACTTATATCTATTACTGAAAGCTCACAATCAATTTTGagttttgcaaagtaccttacacACACATTATGCCAACAGCTTGTCGTCAGCATTGGAGAAAGACAGGGGGAGGTGACAGTGGCCATGGGGGAAGCTGCCAACAACTTGTTtatgccttcattttttttccaggacaaagTGACATTGGGATATTTGGGAAGTGGTCTGTCCTGATTGTATTTCCTTCCTTGGTTCTGCCCTGTTATTCTACATGCTCCCTACCCAATCTTGTGCTTGGTGTAACTTAACTCAGCATGACTAGAGACAAGGAAAGGGCCTGATGAATCTTTTatagagaaataaagtgatttggccaagattATCCCACCAGAGATTTCAGGGGAGGGGATCAACAGCCAGGTTTCCTGACTTTTCCTCCATTACCTCTTAGGTTCTCTTCACCTTTTATCAGATCTTAGCTAGGACAGGCTTGAAACCAAATCAGATGGACTAGTTGGCCTTTATctgtccctctttttcctttgtgCACCATACCCTGGGGATGGCAGTGGGGGAGATGTAATTCATAGTATTTAAGAATGTGagcaagaaaaaacttaaaaTCTCTCCCTTTCGCCTCTCCGTCATGTACAGTCAATATGTCCTGGAATTTATCTGTAGTCCTGAGCCTATGATCCTTTTGCTGAGGATAGAAGGACATGGGGCATTGTGGTCTAGACTGGCTTACAGAGGTCTAGTTAGAAGATATTTTCGATCGAGGCCCACCCCTTCCTAGATGTGAGTGATCTTTTTCATTGCCTGAGGGTTTGgtgacaactttttaaaaagtgtttccaGCTGGCCCATCTTTTGGATTTCTGTGGAAACTGCTTGTCCTAATAATCTTGACTAAGGTCTCCTGAAGGCCAGTGAGACCACTAGCTGGGGCCAGTTTAAATATCCTACTAGATAATTTCTTTCCCCCTAtgccatctgtgaaatgggtttGTTTATGAAGGGGTCAAgtaatagaattttttttgtcttaggCATGCtccttctttcacttctttattcTCTCACCTTATGGGCCGTATTACCTTCCCTGTCACTCCTTCCCCAAACCCCCACCTCAGAGAAGGCTGTACTTAAGCTTGAATGGGATCTAGAAGGGGAAAATGTCCAATTCCCTTTGCATTGCCTCAGTGTACATATTTCCACTTTACCTGTTGAGTACTGCTGAGTTCTAAATAATTTTAGCAATTGAGATAATTCAGAAAGTAGGGAAATCACTTTCTGGAGGCCCTCATCCAACATATAGATTCTTTGCTTCTTCTCTatggatgttttgtttttcccccactcTGGAATGCCACTACACTGTCTTTTTATGAGGCTTATTAAATCTTTAATGTTGCCCAGTTGTGCAGCTGCCTTAAGATTTAATCCCGGTCAATAGGCCTTTATGGGATAAATAGTTAATCATTCATCCAGTGGCATGGAGAGGATTCCCTGAGGTTGGTAGTTCTTAGAATCCTCAGTAGAAAATGGAGGGCTTTTCCAGTGGGCTCATAGCTTGATTGGATTCTTGCCTGGAGCAGCAGATGCTTGGGATTGGGACTGTGCCCCATTGCTAATTAGTGGTAGAAGTAAACTTCAACCATATTTGTAGGTGAAAAAGATTTCTCCTCCATGGGGGAATAGGGAAAGGTAATATTTTAGTCTTCACAACATGACAACCAAGATCAGTACAAGTTTAAAGATGGTGAGGTCCTCTAGATTCTTCCGATTCTTCTGTTTAGCAGAGGATTAGGCCTCCAAATATTGCAGTCTCCTTGATGAGATCCAGAACTGCTCAGGAGTTTGGGTGAACCATTCACATTggaaaaactaagtggatgaagaatgcctatagGCCAGACTATGACATGCAGTCAGATTTTCATTCTGTAGCACTTTTTCATCAGTATGTGGCAAATAGACAATGAGTTGAGCCCAgaattttacattcttttgggggggggtgaatgagggttaaatgacttgcccagggtcacacatctagtaagtgtcaagtgtctgaggccagatttgaacccaggtcctcctgaatccagggccagtgctttatccactgtgccacttagctgccctgagcccagaattttaaaaggagacctttgggaaattgcaagAGTCCTTTAATGACCCTAACCTTCTTTCTGGAACAGAGACTCTATAAACAACAAACACTATTTTCTAGATTTCAAAAACTTATTGATCTGGCTCTAGGAAGAGTTTGGAGAGGAATGACACTACGTGTGAAGACCTCAAGTCCCTTTATTttcctgtcatttctttttttaaaataaattttattgatattgttcATTTTGCCATTGCCTACATTTCCAGATgtgtccctttcccctcctctcacaATTATCCcttttaataaagaataaaaaaaggaagaaaaaagctgagttaaacaacaaaaaaatcaaccaaGCAAAAATAGCTGATGTGGTATTTCACAGCTATAGTTTTcctacctttgcaaagaaggggaaaggcatcttctcatattttttctatGGCACCAAGCTTGGTTAATATAATTTCAAAGTATTCAGTTTCAGTTGTTTTGTTCATGTTCTCTCCATTTGACACTGAAGTGTAGTCATTATAAATATAGTttttttggctctgcttactttacctTTCATCAGTTCATCTTAGTCTTCCCaatcttctctatattcatcatattcactaattcttttttttttaatcttaatagtactttatttttttcagttacatgtaaagatagttttcaacatttgtttttttggttttttggttttttggtttttttgggcaggcaatggggcttaagtgacttgcccaaggtcacacagctagtaaatgtcaagtgtctgaggccggatttgaactcaggacctcctgaatccagggccggtgctctatccactgcgccacccagctgcccctaacatttgtttttataacattttgagttccaaatttttctctctcccttccttacttcccccctctccaagacagaaagcaatctgatataggttatacatgtataatcacattaaacatatttctgcattagtcatgatatCCACTgattcttacaacacagtaagatttcattatattactgagccatagtttgtttagccaaaccttttttttttttttaagtggggcaatgggggttaagtgacttgcccagggtcacacagctagtaagtgtcaagtgtctgaggcccaatttgaactcaggtactcctgaatccagggccggtgcttttattcactgtgccacctagcctcccccttgGCCAAACCTTTTGACAGCTGCAAGAGCTCAGTGATCAAACCTTGGAGTCTGCCACAGAGTAGAAATAGACACTTAGAATTCATTCCTACCTTTGCTTTTGTTAATCCAGTTAATCCAGTCCAGATCCTTGGCCATCCATAATTCTGTTTAGATTTTCTGGCCTGTAGTTTGTTTTGTGAAGGTGGAAGGCCTATGGAGTAGTATGAACTTGAACTCGTTTATTAAAAAATTCAAGTAGAAATATTGTGGTGCTTCCTAAATGATTATTTCATTATAGGGTTGAAAGCACCTTTGCTCATCCTTGTCTAATAGGACCAAAATGCCCTAAAGCACCCCAATAATTGCCCCCAATATCTTTAGTTTTCCCTTACCTCTAACCCCCTGTCTTTCTTATTTcagatctttcctgatccctcagaCTTCGATCGCTACTGCAAACTGAAGGACCGCCTGCCTTCCATTGTGGTGGAGCCCACAGAGGGAGAAGTGGAAAGTGGGGAGCTAAGATGGCCCCCAGAGGAGTTCTTGGTCcaagaagatgagaaagaaacCAGTAAAGAAACAGAGAACGAGAAGAAGGAGCAGTAAATCTATTGAAGGCACCCAaagggggcaaaaaaaaaaatacatctgaactgtatttttttttcccatcatggTGGAAAATGAGTGAGCCACAGTAGTTCTGAAAATGTCCAATGACAGCTTCAATTTTGCACCTGCGAGATCACtgggttggttttcttttcttttcttcttcttcttcttctttttgatatgtatattttttttccgAAAGAAATGTGTCCAGCAGCTGAGTCCTCACTGCAAAGATCAGCAAGGCCTTCTGAgaaaggaagtcacttaactggggTTGGGGAAGTGTCTGCTGCTTTGAGATCACTATCTGAACTCTGCATAGTCTTGAGGAGTTGTGATATTCCAGGGGGGTTGGTAAAAGGCAGAACAAGTAAGGAACATTTAGAGGCAAAAAAACAAATgacagaaataagagaaaatagagGTTTTAAGAAAACACTCAGCAACGACATACAGCCAGAAAGCATTCAGAGGGGACTAGTGCTGGCTCAAAAGTACATCCATAGATAGAGtcgtcatctctctctctctcctgttttttctcttttcccccttttgtttctcttcagAGTATATTTGAGTGAGTTAACAAGTGAGGAGGGGAAACAGACCACACTGGGGGCTCACCAATGGCAAAGGCAAAGAGAGCTGTGGGGCAAGCATGTGGCTAAGTCCCTTGATCGcttcccctttttcctcctcctcccccccccccccatctccaccTTCCTCTCATATAGGACCTTTCCCAGTGtttatctgtttttttgttttgtggtggggAGGGCAAGGCTTTCTGGGTCCATATCCTGAACTATCCCTCCCTTTTTGTTCTTGGTGACCCGTCATCCTGTGTCctttgggaggggatagggaGGAGAAAGGCATGATAAGATGGGTCCCTTGCCCTTCTCAGGATGGAAGGCGCATGACAGTGTTCCTCTCTCCTCTTATTCTAAAAGTCCAAGCAGGAGGTTTGGGAAGGCCTTGgttccctttctttcattaacCCTTTCTTCCAAAGCCCCTGTACCAGTCTCTGGGCTGAATCCTCTGCCTCTTCACACCTGTTTGATTCTAGCCAGTCTGAGTAGCTAGATCACTTACTATTGGCCTCCAGCCTACTTTTCAcctggaatattcttcctcctttttatgagaaggggaggagtgaggggagggaaaaCCTTTCCCGCCCTGGGGTTGTTTTTAGGTGGGAGATGAAGTTTCCTTCTGGTCCTGAGGGCCAGAATAGCCTGGGACTTAGAGGAGTGtgggttggggaagggaggaaggagggaaggagtgagtGGGGTGACATGTGGTGGGTCGAATGCCAGCAGTACTCTGTTGGAAATGAGAGGGTGTCATGAGATGCCTTACAGCTTTCCAAGTCCTGGAGAgaggtagggtgtgtgtgtgtgtgtgtgcacgtgcatgcGTGCGCGCGCTGAGGAGGCTCCAGAAAGGAAAGGATGTTATATTCAGACCTGTGTTCTCCCCTCACTCCCCCTAATTCTGCTACCCCCACCTCCTTCCTCTCACCCTCCTTGGCCTCTCATCTGGAAGGGCAACTTCCACAGGACCAGTGGCAGCTCACTTATGAGCTGGCCACGGTGAGGGGCCCTGCCAGGGTCcgaagaacaaattatagaaacatttCCATCTTGTTGCCAGGTCCTCTCTGGCTTCCACAGAGGCTAAGAGAGGCAGCAGATGCTACGGAACAAGGCTTCAAAGCTTTCCTTGGGTATGATGAGGGAACCCAAGGCACTTGACCATTGCCTCCCTATTTCCAGTCAGTCCTATTTCAGCCCTTAGTCTTGGACTTAGTatgtaatatatttgtatttaatacCTCATGGGTAGTATGGTGTTAGGGAAGGCTGGGGAAAGGTATTGCTTTTATAGGTCAGCCAGACCAGGTTTGAGGAGTATCTCCCCCCTCTTTTTCCCACAACCCCCATCTCATCTGCTTGTATTATAAACATTGATGGCAATAACTTTTAGTTCCATACTGTGGCAACAGGCCAgcaagtggggggagggaggagaagatgaCCCACTCCCTGCAGTTTCTGCTGGTGACCCATGATAggtctgcctctttctctctctagttGTGGTTTGGTGGCAAAGAGCCAGTCACCTCTGTCGTGTATTCCCCGCTGTAGTTTTGATCATCCTTCAGCTCCTGTGGAGGGGAGACTTGGGGA is drawn from Dromiciops gliroides isolate mDroGli1 chromosome 2, mDroGli1.pri, whole genome shotgun sequence and contains these coding sequences:
- the LBH gene encoding protein LBH isoform X1, with product MSVYFLIHCPDYLRSADMTEVMMSTPSMDEIGLNTRKDGISYQIFPDPSDFDRYCKLKDRLPSIVVEPTEGEVESGELRWPPEEFLVQEDEKETSKETENEKKEQ
- the LBH gene encoding protein LBH isoform X2; this encodes MTEVMMSTPSMDEIGLNTRKDGISYQIFPDPSDFDRYCKLKDRLPSIVVEPTEGEVESGELRWPPEEFLVQEDEKETSKETENEKKEQ